The Vicia villosa cultivar HV-30 ecotype Madison, WI linkage group LG1, Vvil1.0, whole genome shotgun sequence genome includes a region encoding these proteins:
- the LOC131622910 gene encoding zingipain-2-like, producing MKFLIAFCIMILWACAYTAMSRTLYESSVVEKHQQWMMKHGRTYTDSVEMEKRLQIFKENLDYIEKFNNAGNKSYKLGLNPYSDLTSEEFIASYTGIKIPNQLSSSKLGSNAVLFDVNDDVPTNFDWREQGVVTDVKNQGRCGCCWAFSAVAAVEGITKIKTGNLVSLSEQQLLDCDQQSHGCGGGYMDNAFQSIIQTNGIASEADYPYQEVQQTCQINDQMTTAAKITSFVDVPANDEQQLLQAVTQQPISVGIDVGSEFQSYKEGVYSGTCGTPFNHAVTAVGYGVTEDGIKYWLIKNQWGKDWGEGGYMRVLRENGDPRGQCGIAAHASYPTI from the exons ATGAAGTTTCTTATTGCTTTTTGTATCATGATCTTATGGGCATGTGCTTACACAGCCATGTCTCGCACACTCTATGAATCATCTGTTGTCGAAAAACATCAGCAATGGATGATGAAACACGGACGCACATACACAGATAGTGTCGAAATGGAAAAACGCTTACAAATATTTAAAGAGAATTTGGATTACATAGAAAAATTTAACAATGCTGGTAACAAGAGTTACAAGCTTGGCCTAAATCCATATTCTGATTTGACTAGCGAAGAGTTTATTGCTTCATATACTGGAATTAAGATTCCAAATCAACTTTCTTCCTCTAAGTTGGGGTCAAATGCAGTACTGTTCGATGTTAATGATGATGTTCCAACAAATTTTGATTGGAGAGAACAAGGAGTTGTCACTGATGTTAAGAACCAAGGCCGTTGTG GATGTTGTTGGGCATTTTCAGCTGTGGCTGCTGTAGAAGGTATTACGAAAATCAAAACTGGTAACTTGGTCTCACTGTCGGAGCAACAATTGCTTGACTGTGATCAACAAAGCCATGGGTGTGGTGGAGGTTATATGGATAATGCCTTCCAATCTATAATACAAACCAATGGTATCGCTAGTGAAGCTGATTATCCATATCAAGAAGTTCAACAAACCTGCCAAATAAATGATCAGATGACAACTGCAGCTAAAATAACTAGTTTTGTAGATGTACCGGCTAATGATGAACAACAACTACTACAAGCTGTAACACAACAACCAATATCAGTTGGGATCGATGTTGGTAGTGAATTTCAGTCATACAAGGAAGGGGTGTATTCAGGAACATGTGGAACacccttcaaccatgcagttacAGCGGTTGGTTATGGAGTAACGGAAGATGGAATAAAGTATTGGTTGATTAAGAATCAATGGGGTAAAGATTGGGGTGAAGGAGGGTACATGAGGGTGTTGAGGGAAAATGGTGACCCTAGAGGTCAATGTGGCATTGCTGCACATGCTTCTTATCCCACTATATAG